One Acidobacteriota bacterium genomic window, AGCGCCGGTGCGGCCATGGCCAGCCCCTCCATGAAGACACTCAAGGCCTGGCTGGACGCCGCCTCGGGGGCGTTGAAGTCGGCTCGGCTTCAGGGAGGCGGTCGGGTGGCCCTCGCTCCACCGACGGAGGCGCCACCCGGCTGAGGGCGCCGTATCCCGGACCGGGTCAGGGAGGGGAAGCGGCCGCGCGGACCATGGTCCTCAGCAGGACGCGCTGGACGTGGCCCCACGGGTCCCCCGGCGCACCCTTCAAGGCCAGATCCAGTTCGAACAGGCGGTTCAGGACCTGGCGGATCCGGGCCTCCGGCCACTTGTCGAGCGCGCCGGCGAGCTTCTGGACCTGAACGGTGTGAACGTAGCCGAGCTCTTTGTGAGGAACGCTCCGCGGGTTCCCACCCTCCGCCCGAATCGCCTGGAGGTATAGGAGCCCGCGCATCTGCTTCGCCGCCATGCCCAGGAGACCCAGGGGCTCGGCGTCTGGGTCGCGGCGCAGCCCATCGAGCCGGCGGACGAAGGCTTTGGCGTCGCCCGCGAGCCACGCATCCAACACCTCCCAATGGTGCGGCGTGCCTCCCGAACCGAGAAGGGCCTGAAGGTCCGCGGCCTCCACGACCCGCTCCTCCCGCTTGTACAGGAGAAGGAGGTCCAGGGCTCGGACGACCAGGGCCAGTTCGCCGTGGGCCCATTCGTCCAAGGCCTCGAGGGCCTCGTCCGTGATGCGCATGCCCTCGGACTTGACCCGGTCGCGGGCGTAGGCCCGCAGGTTGGGAGGTTGGCAGCTCTTGACCGCGGCGGCGGCCAGGAGGTCCTTCCAGAGACCGGTGTTTTTCAAATGCCTGAGGTCCAAGTTCCCCTGGCGGTCCTTCTTCCCCAGATCGGCGGCGACCTCGAGGAGAAGGGCGGCCGACGGGCTCGGGTTCTTCAGGTAATCGGCCAGAACCTGGAGGGTCTCGCCCCCTACGGCCTGGGCGTTTCGAACCCGCACCGGCTGAACGGACCGAAACAAGGGGACGGACCGAAGTTCCCCCAGGAGGGTCGCCGGCGCGGTGTCCGGACCGCTCAGGGTGGCGACCCCGTCCCCTTCGCCCCAGAAGGCGCACCAGGCATCCGCCTC contains:
- the holA gene encoding DNA polymerase III subunit delta — protein: MAARPSGEPFPRNCVLWATDPRLMEREADAWCAFWGEGDGVATLSGPDTAPATLLGELRSVPLFRSVQPVRVRNAQAVGGETLQVLADYLKNPSPSAALLLEVAADLGKKDRQGNLDLRHLKNTGLWKDLLAAAAVKSCQPPNLRAYARDRVKSEGMRITDEALEALDEWAHGELALVVRALDLLLLYKREERVVEAADLQALLGSGGTPHHWEVLDAWLAGDAKAFVRRLDGLRRDPDAEPLGLLGMAAKQMRGLLYLQAIRAEGGNPRSVPHKELGYVHTVQVQKLAGALDKWPEARIRQVLNRLFELDLALKGAPGDPWGHVQRVLLRTMVRAAASPP